The sequence below is a genomic window from Prochlorococcus marinus CUG1438.
GCCACAAACTCTAGACGGAGCTTTAAGAAAGTTATAAATTTCTTATCTGTTGATAAAACAACTGCTGGTGGTGATGGGATCTTTGCTCTCATATCATCGAATTTAGTAGTTTGTAAAAAAGATGGATTTTTTAAAAGCCAAAAATCTATTTCTTTATTATTTTCTTTATAGTTCCTCTCCCTCTCTTTCAAAATCTCTTCAAGTGGTTCTTCAATTGTCAAAAACTTTTCACTTGCTGCGACGAAAAAATATGATGTCATTTTGAAATTTAATTTGATGTAATAAGTGACTTCATTTCACGAACGGACTTTTCTAATCCTACCGCTAAAGCCCTTGCGACAATACTATGTCCTATGTTTAACTCGTTCATTTTGTTAATCGATGCAATTTTCTTAACATTATTATAGTTAAGTCCATGACCAGCATTAACAACTAAGCCCAAATCATTTGCTTCATGAGTTGACTCAATAATCTTTTGGAGCTCTTCATATTGACCATAACCTTTTAGTTCAGCATATTTACCTGTATGTAATTCTATAAAATCAAACCCAATTTCCTTAGAGGAATTAATCTGTTTAGAAACAGGATCGATAAATGCACTCACCTCGATATTTGAATCTTTTAAACTCGCAACGAAATCCTTAAGATATTTCATATTACTTTTAACATCCAGCCCTCCTTCGGTGGTAACTTCTTGTCTTTTCTCAGGCACAAGTGTCACAAAATCAGGAATAAGTTTTTTAGCAATTTCTAACATTTCTTCTGTAGCCGCCATTTCTAAATTTAGTTTAGTTTTTATTGTTTTTTTCAAAAGGAATACATCTCTGTCTTGTATGTGTCTTCTATCTTCTCTTAAGTGAACTGTTATTGAATCTGCACCCCCTAATTCAGCTAAAAAAGCAAACTGTACAGGGTCTGGTTCAACCGTTTGCCTGGCTTGCCTCACATTAGCAATGTGGTCAATGTTTACTCCTAAAGTGGTCATAGTTTCGAAATCTTAATTTCTAGACAATCTAGTAACCGCCCAATAATAGCTAATAAAAAATAACAAACACTTAAATTATTAATATATAGATAATTGAATTTGAAAAGAAATTCCATTAAAAATAGACACAAAATAAATCCTGTATTGGGATTTATAGCAATGTTCGTTACTCAGGATATTCTTTTGAAATTTTTTTTTAGTAAGAAGAAAATAATTAATAGTGGATTTTCGATACCACAAAATTCTTCTATTATTTTGGCTCCAACCCATCGATCAAGATGGGACGGCTTAGTTCTCACTATGGCAATGGGCAGAAGGGTAACCAAAAAGGATTGCAGGTTTATGGTTACTAAATCAGAAATGCGAGGAATACAAGGCTGGTTTTTAAAAAGGCTTGGATGTTTTTCGATAAATCAATTATCGCCCTCACTTACGACCCTAAGATACGCTATTGATCTTATAGAAAAAAGGGAACAATTAGTTGTTTTCCCTGAAGGTAAAATCAACAAATATAGTAGAAAATTAGTCCTAAAAGAAGGGTTATATAGATTAGCGCGATTAGCTATAAAAAAAACAGAAACTATTACTATCATTCCTATAGGAATTGCTTATAGTGAAGTTTCTCCTAAATTCAGGAGCCAATTTTGTTTATCCTTTGGACAACCCATAGTAATGAATGATTATTTAAACCTTAATATCTTGGAATTCAATAATTTTTTATATAAAAAAATGATCAAAGAGGAAGAAATAGCATTAAAAAATGTCCGTAGATGAATCCGCAATAAGTTAGTATTGTTTTTAATAGTTTAAAGAGAAAATGAAATTCTTAAGATTAATCCCAATCTTATTTATAATTTTTGGAAATTTTCCATATAAAAACTTAGTTTATGCAGAGATCAAGAATCCTAAAGACTACAAAGTTCTCTCAAATGAAAGTAAAAAGCTCTCTATCTCAAACGTAAAATATTTCATAGATAAAGGCGATAAATCTATAACAAAAGGTGATATTAACGAAGCTAAAGCTTCTTACTTAGATGCAAGAAAATTAGCCAAGCAACTTGCATCTTTTTATTCTGATCTAAATACATCCTTCAAGGGAGTGGATGCAAGAATACCAAAAGAAATGCAAAGAAAAGGGAAGGAAATTTTACAGATTTTGGCAACATCAAATGAAAGACTAGCCTCTCTATATATAAAAACCGAAGAACCAGAGGTTGCTGTACCCTTACTTATTGAA
It includes:
- a CDS encoding DUF2488 family protein encodes the protein MTSYFFVAASEKFLTIEEPLEEILKERERNYKENNKEIDFWLLKNPSFLQTTKFDDMRAKIPSPPAVVLSTDKKFITFLKLRLEFVAVGEFECPNAEITDPFKVEE
- a CDS encoding pyridoxine 5'-phosphate synthase, encoding MTTLGVNIDHIANVRQARQTVEPDPVQFAFLAELGGADSITVHLREDRRHIQDRDVFLLKKTIKTKLNLEMAATEEMLEIAKKLIPDFVTLVPEKRQEVTTEGGLDVKSNMKYLKDFVASLKDSNIEVSAFIDPVSKQINSSKEIGFDFIELHTGKYAELKGYGQYEELQKIIESTHEANDLGLVVNAGHGLNYNNVKKIASINKMNELNIGHSIVARALAVGLEKSVREMKSLITSN
- a CDS encoding 1-acyl-sn-glycerol-3-phosphate acyltransferase, which translates into the protein MFVTQDILLKFFFSKKKIINSGFSIPQNSSIILAPTHRSRWDGLVLTMAMGRRVTKKDCRFMVTKSEMRGIQGWFLKRLGCFSINQLSPSLTTLRYAIDLIEKREQLVVFPEGKINKYSRKLVLKEGLYRLARLAIKKTETITIIPIGIAYSEVSPKFRSQFCLSFGQPIVMNDYLNLNILEFNNFLYKKMIKEEEIALKNVRR